In one window of Desulfonatronospira thiodismutans ASO3-1 DNA:
- the cas8g1 gene encoding type I-G CRISPR-associated protein Cas8g1/Csx17 produces the protein MNEFKLPGCTTRPLSGYLKALAVFRLISEQKDHEALGCWDQGTFKIRTTLAPDDILSFFCNEYVPTPIITPWNGGSGFYPGDSRQGIDSILQTNDPRFAGYKQAITSVFNWPEWAEQMNTGQELLDVLETMIKNSSPGKKQQDLVKLKDAVLKEAESVKNKTSEDPLLLALERIEALSSQEPGLYRCLWNSIKKARTKYNDHVRQKTKDIIVPICRSRLPDNCLPWLDALCAIHADGSRTPHRILGTYGNDGRLEFGNNFMRIISSLLLDGNGSTAKDYLAASLWNQPVKGLPKVKAGQFDPGRAGGYNQGMGVEAKDFKANPWDYVLTLEGTLVLASSVVRRQGGNAGSRLTGPFTVHFSPVGFTSSEYTEPEGGETEIWLPLWGQFASFTEVRHLFSEGRSSVGRRQAGTGLEFSRAVGTLGVDRGISAFERYGFLKRRGDNKIALPAGKIPVRFKPQLEIFSELDPVLSRVDQFMLSFKKAPASYLQARQQIDEDLFNCTLQPDSLNYLKLIRSIGRLEKLLALRDRNKDPKLQQPLYGLSPRWVFQADDGSPEIRIAAAIASIQGTDRLGPIRSNMAGVSARTPWQWAEFSSDQHWFGSDFSERIGNLLSYRLMDAERKQAASMPFQGLIAVSPYDLMPFLHEETDDAKMEELLWGVTLIDWKKSGLIKIQKAWKYPVARSIISRTWCLLKLLHVPGDVRGVKIRRERSVSSLLNAGRVEEACAKAVQRLKISDLRPFPVRYNEPLSPARLLASLIVPIKNQNLLEEMVLQMPTE, from the coding sequence ATGAATGAATTCAAGTTGCCGGGGTGCACCACTCGACCACTGTCCGGGTATTTAAAAGCCCTGGCGGTATTCAGGCTTATCTCCGAACAGAAGGATCATGAAGCCTTGGGATGCTGGGATCAAGGGACGTTCAAAATCAGGACTACCCTGGCACCGGATGACATCCTTTCCTTTTTCTGCAACGAATATGTACCAACTCCGATCATCACCCCCTGGAACGGAGGAAGCGGATTCTATCCAGGTGATTCAAGGCAGGGTATCGACAGCATTCTGCAGACAAATGATCCACGTTTTGCAGGGTACAAGCAGGCTATTACTTCAGTGTTCAACTGGCCTGAATGGGCAGAGCAAATGAACACGGGACAAGAATTGCTGGATGTATTGGAAACGATGATTAAAAATTCCAGCCCCGGTAAAAAGCAGCAGGATCTCGTAAAGCTCAAAGATGCTGTTTTAAAAGAAGCTGAAAGTGTCAAGAACAAGACCAGCGAGGACCCTCTGCTTCTTGCCCTGGAGAGGATAGAGGCCCTTTCATCCCAGGAGCCTGGCCTGTACAGGTGTCTCTGGAACAGCATAAAAAAGGCGCGCACCAAATATAACGATCATGTCCGGCAGAAAACTAAAGACATTATCGTTCCAATATGCAGAAGCAGGTTGCCGGACAACTGCCTGCCCTGGCTGGATGCCCTTTGTGCAATTCATGCTGACGGTTCCCGTACGCCCCACCGTATCCTGGGAACATACGGCAATGATGGCAGGTTGGAATTCGGAAACAATTTTATGAGGATCATCTCCAGCCTGCTACTTGATGGCAATGGCTCAACAGCAAAGGACTATCTTGCAGCAAGCCTGTGGAACCAGCCTGTCAAAGGGCTTCCCAAGGTTAAGGCCGGGCAGTTCGATCCAGGAAGAGCAGGCGGCTATAACCAGGGTATGGGGGTGGAGGCAAAGGACTTCAAGGCCAACCCCTGGGACTATGTACTCACTCTTGAGGGCACCCTGGTGCTGGCAAGCTCAGTTGTCAGAAGACAGGGTGGAAATGCGGGTTCCAGGCTGACCGGGCCTTTCACTGTACACTTCTCTCCTGTGGGATTTACTTCCAGCGAATACACCGAACCAGAGGGTGGGGAAACAGAAATCTGGCTGCCCTTATGGGGGCAGTTTGCATCCTTTACTGAAGTCAGGCACCTCTTCTCGGAAGGCAGGTCTTCAGTAGGCCGCAGACAAGCCGGGACAGGACTGGAGTTTTCCAGAGCTGTAGGCACACTGGGAGTGGACAGGGGGATATCCGCTTTTGAACGCTACGGTTTCCTCAAAAGAAGAGGGGACAATAAAATAGCTTTGCCTGCAGGGAAAATTCCAGTTCGCTTCAAACCCCAGTTGGAGATTTTTTCCGAGCTTGATCCTGTTTTGTCCAGGGTTGATCAATTTATGCTGAGTTTCAAAAAGGCTCCTGCATCATACCTCCAGGCCCGGCAACAGATTGATGAGGATCTGTTCAACTGTACCCTTCAGCCTGACAGCCTGAATTATCTCAAATTGATCAGATCAATTGGAAGGCTTGAAAAGTTGCTGGCGCTAAGAGATAGAAATAAAGACCCGAAGCTGCAACAGCCTTTATATGGTTTGTCTCCCAGATGGGTGTTCCAGGCAGACGACGGCAGCCCGGAAATACGCATAGCTGCTGCAATTGCATCAATCCAGGGCACTGATAGACTGGGTCCCATTAGAAGCAACATGGCAGGCGTATCAGCCAGAACCCCCTGGCAGTGGGCTGAATTTAGCTCTGACCAGCATTGGTTCGGCAGTGATTTCTCAGAACGGATAGGCAATCTTTTAAGCTACCGACTGATGGATGCAGAGAGGAAACAGGCTGCATCCATGCCTTTTCAAGGACTTATAGCAGTGAGTCCCTATGATCTTATGCCTTTTTTGCATGAGGAGACTGATGATGCCAAGATGGAAGAACTGTTGTGGGGGGTTACACTGATTGACTGGAAAAAGTCCGGCCTGATCAAGATACAAAAAGCCTGGAAGTACCCAGTTGCCAGGTCAATAATATCCAGGACCTGGTGTTTGCTCAAGCTGCTCCACGTTCCTGGTGATGTCAGGGGCGTCAAGATAAGAAGAGAAAGAAGCGTGTCCAGCCTATTGAATGCCGGGAGGGTGGAAGAAGCGTGCGCAAAGGCTGTTCAGCGGCTAAAGATTTCAGACCTACGTCCATTCCCTGTCCGCTACAATGAGCCCCTTAGTCCTGCAAGACTGCTTGCAAGCCTTATCGTACCGATAAAAAACCAGAATCTTCTTGAAGAGATGGTACTCCAAATGCCAACCGAATAA
- a CDS encoding bifunctional acetate--CoA ligase family protein/GNAT family N-acetyltransferase — protein sequence MSLKQLDSLFRPKSVAVIGASNRPGSIGSVVMHNMLRGGLPGPILPVNPRYDAVAGILAYPGVRELPLVPDLALVCTPPDTVPGLMQELGIKGTRTVLIMSRDLNKQLDESGQTLQQRVLKTAKEHSMRILGPDCLGIIVPRSGLNASFGHTDIAQGKIAFVSQSDALGIAVLDWAGSKGIGFSHFISLGDCLDIDFGDIIDYLKGDPHSTSILLYMESVSNARKFISAARSASRNKPLVVIKGDKFNISAVRDASYIDSPVSTDDIYDGVFRRAGMLRVFDLAELFDAVEAMARYKPLRGDRLAILSNGGGPAMMARDVLKTRGGSLAELSEQTRQQLQHGLQAELSHQEPVRIIDHASSETYSRALEILIQDQNVDAIMVIHVPTAFASSQDIAGAVINSLGRTRKNVITVWLGEKDAAQARRMFALAGIPTYETPDQAARLFMDMVRYRRNQELLMETPDSVPSDFSPDPMAARAIIKNALDENRSFLSAPETNEVLSIYTIPVVPTRQAADAQEASLISRELGFPLALKISSPDIQDKKHSGALALDLESSGDVLKAAAAMQARLAAGYPQASLEGFIVQKMVHRPTAHELTAGVTQDPDFGPVLYFGQGDTAGRIYKDLAAGLPPLNMTLAREIIQNTRISSLLEDSKNRPAIDMQALRLILVQLSQLVIDLPEIQEVNLKTILADAGGAVVLDARISIASTASAGEERLSIRPYPKYLEEHAELPSGLRLLLRPIRPEDERSHQDFVEKLSAEDLRMRFMGFVHEFSHSQLAQLTQIDYDREMAFIAGAIEDGAWKETLGVVRCFFDPDNTNAEFAIVVRSDLKSRGLGTLLMDKMIRYCRQRGLKELTAFALRENTGMHALAKKFGFRMESDPEDPEITILKLEMTPRIIHPPV from the coding sequence ATGAGTCTCAAGCAACTGGATTCCCTTTTTCGGCCCAAATCAGTCGCGGTCATCGGCGCCTCCAACAGGCCCGGGAGCATTGGCTCCGTTGTGATGCATAATATGCTCAGGGGTGGATTGCCCGGCCCCATCCTTCCGGTGAATCCCAGGTACGATGCAGTAGCAGGCATACTGGCCTACCCTGGTGTGCGGGAGTTGCCTCTGGTGCCGGATCTGGCCCTGGTCTGCACCCCTCCGGACACTGTACCCGGGCTTATGCAGGAACTGGGGATTAAAGGCACAAGAACAGTACTGATCATGAGCAGAGACTTAAACAAGCAACTGGACGAATCCGGGCAGACCCTGCAGCAAAGAGTGCTTAAAACCGCCAAGGAGCACTCAATGCGCATACTGGGCCCTGACTGCCTGGGAATAATTGTCCCCCGGTCAGGCCTCAATGCCAGCTTCGGACATACTGATATAGCCCAGGGCAAAATAGCTTTTGTGTCTCAGTCAGACGCTCTGGGCATTGCTGTTCTGGATTGGGCCGGGTCCAAGGGCATAGGATTTTCCCACTTCATATCCCTGGGAGACTGCCTGGACATAGATTTCGGGGATATCATCGATTATCTTAAAGGTGATCCGCACTCCACATCCATTTTGTTGTACATGGAAAGCGTAAGCAATGCCCGCAAGTTTATTTCCGCAGCCCGTTCCGCTTCCAGGAACAAGCCTTTGGTGGTGATCAAAGGCGATAAATTCAATATCTCTGCAGTAAGGGATGCATCATACATAGACAGCCCGGTCAGTACGGACGATATATACGATGGAGTATTTCGAAGGGCGGGTATGTTAAGGGTTTTTGATCTGGCGGAACTATTTGATGCAGTGGAGGCCATGGCCAGATACAAGCCTTTGCGCGGGGACAGACTGGCCATATTAAGCAACGGCGGCGGACCAGCCATGATGGCCAGGGATGTTTTGAAAACCCGGGGCGGCAGCCTGGCTGAACTCTCGGAGCAGACCAGACAACAGTTGCAGCATGGTTTGCAGGCCGAATTATCCCATCAGGAACCTGTCCGCATCATTGACCATGCTTCCAGCGAGACATATTCCCGGGCTCTGGAAATTCTGATCCAGGATCAAAACGTGGATGCCATCATGGTTATTCATGTGCCCACCGCTTTTGCCAGCAGCCAGGACATAGCAGGTGCTGTCATCAACAGCCTGGGCAGAACCAGAAAAAATGTGATCACTGTCTGGCTGGGGGAAAAGGATGCGGCTCAGGCCAGGAGGATGTTTGCCCTGGCCGGCATACCCACTTACGAGACTCCGGACCAGGCTGCCAGGCTCTTCATGGACATGGTTCGCTATCGCCGCAACCAGGAATTGCTCATGGAAACTCCGGACTCAGTGCCCAGCGACTTCAGCCCAGATCCCATGGCGGCCAGGGCCATCATCAAAAACGCCCTGGATGAAAACAGAAGTTTTTTAAGTGCGCCAGAAACAAATGAAGTCCTGTCCATTTATACTATTCCAGTAGTGCCCACCAGACAGGCAGCCGATGCCCAGGAAGCCTCCCTGATTTCCAGGGAACTGGGATTTCCTCTGGCCTTGAAAATTTCTTCCCCGGACATTCAGGACAAAAAACATTCTGGTGCGCTGGCTCTGGACCTGGAATCTTCCGGGGACGTTTTGAAAGCAGCTGCAGCCATGCAGGCCAGGCTTGCTGCCGGCTACCCGCAAGCAAGTCTGGAAGGCTTTATCGTGCAGAAAATGGTCCATCGACCCACAGCCCACGAACTTACTGCAGGCGTTACCCAGGACCCTGATTTCGGCCCTGTGCTTTATTTTGGCCAGGGCGATACTGCAGGCAGAATTTACAAGGATCTGGCAGCCGGCTTGCCGCCTTTGAATATGACCCTGGCCCGGGAAATCATTCAGAACACCAGAATCTCCAGCCTGCTGGAAGACAGCAAAAACAGACCAGCAATCGACATGCAGGCCCTTCGATTGATCCTGGTTCAGCTCTCGCAGTTGGTAATTGATTTGCCGGAAATTCAGGAGGTGAATCTAAAAACCATACTGGCGGATGCCGGCGGAGCAGTGGTACTGGATGCCCGGATCAGTATCGCATCTACCGCATCAGCCGGTGAAGAAAGGCTCTCCATCAGACCCTATCCAAAATACCTGGAAGAACATGCTGAGCTTCCCTCTGGGCTCCGGCTCCTGCTCAGGCCCATTCGTCCCGAAGATGAGCGCAGCCATCAGGATTTTGTGGAGAAGCTGTCAGCAGAGGATCTGAGGATGCGTTTTATGGGGTTTGTGCATGAGTTTTCCCATTCCCAGCTGGCCCAGTTGACCCAGATAGACTATGACCGGGAAATGGCCTTTATTGCCGGCGCCATCGAGGATGGAGCCTGGAAGGAGACACTGGGGGTGGTGCGCTGTTTTTTCGATCCGGACAACACCAATGCGGAATTCGCCATTGTGGTCCGCAGCGACTTAAAGTCCAGGGGCCTGGGGACCCTGCTCATGGACAAGATGATCAGGTACTGCAGGCAAAGGGGGCTGAAGGAGCTGACTGCCTTTGCCCTGCGCGAAAATACCGGAATGCACGCTTTGGCCAAAAAATTCGGATTCAGGATGGAATCCGACCCAGAGGACCCGGAAATAACCATACTGAAGCTGGAAATGACCCCCCGCATTATTCATCCTCCAGTCTAA
- a CDS encoding transposase — protein sequence MEARRHAFQEDQKLINLFKQRAGGEAGFSQLKVHHGLRRLRCLGSVKSKFKIIMAVTALNIKRTFNWMKGGSSGPRTRKNKDFEPDTGILLFFIWLFCSYLRKTLIASGLRPKIFS from the coding sequence TTGGAAGCCAGAAGACATGCCTTTCAAGAAGATCAGAAACTAATCAATCTTTTCAAACAAAGGGCCGGAGGTGAAGCCGGCTTTTCCCAGCTCAAGGTTCATCATGGCCTGAGAAGATTGCGATGCCTGGGATCCGTGAAATCAAAGTTTAAAATTATCATGGCGGTCACGGCCTTAAACATCAAAAGAACTTTCAACTGGATGAAGGGCGGCAGTAGTGGGCCCAGAACTCGAAAAAATAAAGATTTTGAACCGGATACAGGCATACTTTTGTTTTTTATATGGCTTTTCTGTTCATATCTTCGCAAAACTTTGATCGCCTCGGGCCTGCGCCCGAAAATTTTCAGCTGA
- a CDS encoding CRISPR-associated helicase/endonuclease Cas3, which yields MYTGFDSFFKRAIGEALDPYPYQVSLSGRDWPDLLGIPTGLGKTASVVLAWLFKRFHSDERTPRRLVYCLPMRVLVEQTAQNARQWITSLKEHGVYDAGKEPTVHVLMGGDLDSSWDMFPEHDQILIGTQDQLLSRALNRGYSMSRYRWPVHFGLMNNDCLWVMDEVQLMGDALATTAQLQAFRDFFKTAYPVRSIWMSATLKKDWLDTVDFSSALDSLETLSLTDEDKKQPAVKQRISASKPIQKAPCQSTDLRKLVDLTLKEHHPGTRTLVVTNTVKRAQALFNELQKKKPSADLVLIHSRFRPGDRKKAMDELLKTPGGEGTICVCTQAIEAGVDVSASVLITELGPWASLIQRFGRCNRDGLEQDARIFWVDIDLDKKGACAPYEAEELARSRQILEKLKDAQPGSLPGLEENPQYLQVIRKKDLVDLFDTTPDLAGMDIDASRFIRDSDEQSLQVFWRLLDENGPKPDEPPPAREELCSVSIGSIASASDLRKWRWDHLEKNWVRVWRNAELFPGAVLFLDVKDGGYSSTLGWTGDKKDLPEVLSKPDKVSEGYDDDFITISTWQSLSDHTEAVVAELKDLIEVLNLSDVKMKEALILAAQWHDCGKAHKIFQEGVTRYAEPPPYNQLWGKTSSSSVSYSRKGFRHELASGLAMMQNNLPDLAVYLVAAHHGKVRLSIRSLPTETRPDQDVRHARGVWDGDVLPEADLGNGVVMPETILDLSVMELGHGKSGSSWLERMIKLRDDPHLGPFRLAYLEALLRIADWRASMNQGSKNE from the coding sequence ATGTATACCGGATTTGATAGTTTTTTTAAACGGGCAATAGGGGAAGCTTTAGATCCCTACCCTTACCAGGTCAGCCTTTCAGGTCGGGACTGGCCTGATCTTCTTGGGATACCCACGGGGCTTGGAAAGACAGCTTCTGTAGTACTTGCCTGGCTCTTCAAAAGATTCCACTCAGATGAGAGAACTCCCAGAAGACTGGTGTATTGCCTGCCAATGCGGGTCCTTGTTGAGCAGACCGCCCAAAATGCCCGGCAATGGATAACCAGCCTCAAGGAGCATGGAGTGTATGATGCCGGAAAAGAGCCCACTGTTCATGTCCTGATGGGCGGTGATCTGGATAGCAGCTGGGATATGTTTCCAGAACATGATCAGATCTTGATAGGCACCCAGGATCAGCTGCTGTCCAGGGCTCTAAACAGAGGCTACTCCATGAGCCGCTACCGCTGGCCTGTTCATTTCGGACTTATGAATAATGACTGCCTCTGGGTAATGGACGAGGTCCAGCTTATGGGTGATGCCCTGGCAACAACTGCCCAGCTGCAGGCATTCAGAGACTTTTTCAAAACCGCATATCCGGTACGATCCATCTGGATGAGTGCTACACTCAAAAAAGACTGGCTTGATACGGTGGATTTTTCTTCTGCTCTCGACTCCCTTGAAACATTATCATTGACTGACGAGGACAAAAAGCAACCGGCTGTAAAGCAAAGGATATCAGCATCAAAACCCATACAAAAAGCACCCTGCCAGTCCACAGACCTTAGGAAACTGGTTGACCTGACTTTAAAGGAGCATCATCCCGGCACAAGAACTCTGGTGGTGACCAATACCGTAAAACGTGCTCAGGCCCTGTTCAATGAGCTCCAGAAGAAAAAACCAAGTGCTGATCTTGTTTTGATCCATTCCCGTTTTCGTCCGGGGGACAGAAAAAAAGCTATGGATGAGCTTTTGAAAACTCCTGGCGGAGAAGGAACCATCTGCGTCTGCACCCAGGCAATCGAGGCAGGTGTCGATGTCAGCGCATCCGTTCTAATCACTGAGCTTGGACCATGGGCCTCGCTTATCCAGCGCTTCGGGCGATGCAACAGAGATGGCCTGGAACAGGATGCCCGGATTTTCTGGGTGGACATTGACTTGGACAAAAAAGGCGCTTGTGCCCCGTATGAAGCAGAAGAGCTCGCAAGGTCCAGGCAGATCCTTGAAAAACTTAAGGACGCTCAGCCAGGCAGTCTTCCGGGCCTGGAAGAGAACCCTCAGTACCTTCAGGTTATCAGAAAAAAAGACCTGGTGGATCTTTTTGATACTACTCCAGACCTTGCAGGCATGGATATAGATGCGTCCAGGTTTATCAGAGACTCTGATGAGCAGTCTTTACAGGTTTTCTGGAGACTCCTGGATGAAAACGGTCCCAAGCCCGACGAGCCTCCCCCTGCAAGAGAAGAGCTTTGCAGTGTATCCATTGGCTCCATTGCCAGTGCCTCAGACCTGCGCAAATGGCGCTGGGATCATCTGGAAAAGAACTGGGTCAGAGTCTGGAGGAATGCGGAGCTTTTTCCAGGTGCTGTACTTTTTCTCGACGTCAAAGATGGCGGCTATTCTTCAACCCTTGGCTGGACAGGAGATAAAAAAGATCTTCCAGAAGTTCTGTCAAAGCCTGATAAAGTTTCAGAAGGGTACGATGACGATTTTATTACCATATCCACATGGCAGTCCCTGTCCGATCACACTGAAGCTGTCGTTGCTGAGCTTAAGGATCTCATTGAGGTATTAAACCTGTCTGATGTAAAAATGAAGGAAGCCCTTATACTTGCCGCTCAGTGGCATGACTGCGGCAAAGCTCATAAAATTTTTCAGGAAGGGGTTACCAGATACGCCGAACCTCCACCATATAACCAGCTATGGGGTAAAACATCCAGCAGTTCGGTAAGCTATTCCAGAAAGGGCTTCAGGCATGAACTGGCATCAGGATTAGCCATGATGCAAAACAACCTGCCCGATCTGGCTGTATACCTGGTAGCAGCCCATCACGGCAAGGTAAGGCTTTCAATCAGATCTCTGCCCACAGAGACCAGACCTGATCAGGATGTACGGCACGCAAGGGGAGTATGGGACGGGGACGTCTTACCTGAAGCGGATCTGGGCAATGGGGTTGTCATGCCTGAAACCATCCTGGATCTGTCAGTAATGGAACTGGGACACGGCAAAAGTGGCTCCAGTTGGCTGGAAAGAATGATAAAGCTAAGGGATGACCCGCATCTTGGTCCGTTCCGGTTAGCTTATCTTGAAGCCTTGCTCCGAATAGCTGACTGGAGAGCAAGCATGAACCAGGGATCGAAGAATGAATGA
- a CDS encoding PspC domain-containing protein, whose amino-acid sequence MAEQIHSKNGLYRYQTKKVLGGVLAGLADKWDLNLTGVRLVVLGILLVVSFWKSFVALFMGSIELAVFYAFITPGLALFISVLVYIILWIILPVRGEEKPLNSQNDNSPESLAAKRIKDAYAQGDYALALHHAQLFIREHPDNHKVQDFQSIAEELLKKIKNYP is encoded by the coding sequence ATGGCAGAGCAGATACATAGCAAGAATGGGCTTTATCGTTACCAAACGAAAAAGGTACTTGGCGGCGTTCTGGCGGGGCTTGCTGACAAATGGGATCTCAATTTGACAGGGGTGCGCCTAGTTGTGCTGGGGATTTTATTGGTTGTCAGCTTCTGGAAGTCCTTCGTCGCTCTCTTTATGGGAAGCATTGAGTTAGCAGTATTTTATGCATTTATAACTCCAGGGCTTGCTCTGTTTATATCGGTTTTAGTTTATATTATACTCTGGATTATTTTACCTGTCCGTGGAGAGGAAAAACCCTTAAATAGCCAAAATGACAATTCTCCTGAAAGCTTAGCTGCAAAACGAATTAAGGACGCATACGCACAAGGCGACTATGCTTTGGCCCTACATCATGCTCAATTATTTATTCGAGAACATCCAGACAATCATAAGGTTCAGGATTTTCAGTCAATAGCTGAGGAACTTCTCAAAAAAATTAAAAACTACCCTTAA
- the acs gene encoding acetate--CoA ligase, whose product MSKQEHGSSTHYAVHWQEEQYYYPGPEFIGQANCTDPEIYQRFSLDKFPECYKEFAELLHWDRYWHTTLDTSDAPFWKWFAGGRLNASYNCVDRHLQKHKNKTAIHFVPELEDEPIEHMTYQELYRRVNETAAVLQEFCGLKAGDRVTLYLPMTPELPVTMLACARLGIIHCQVFAGFSGKACGDRMWDSESDILITMDAYYRGGRLLNHKANADQAVQAAESAGQKVSRVLVWRRFPGRYSSAEPMVENRDYFLDELVKQNKNATIQPVSMPAEDILFLMYTSGSTGRPKGCQHSIGGYLSYVTWMSKYVQDIHPEDVYWCMADIGWITGHSFIVYGPLSLGASTVIYEGVPTYPDAGRCWRIAQELDVNIFHTSPTAVRALRKVGGDEPARYNYHFKHMTSVGEPIEPDVWRWYYEVVGKGRAVIVDTWWQTETGGFLCSTMPAIDPMKPGSAGPGLPGIHPVVYDDEGNELKPGEGKAGNLCIRNPWPGAFQSIWKDRERYIKSYYGKYNRDPQSKDWRDWPYMAGDAAVLESDGYVRILGRIDDVINVSGHRLGTKEIESAALSAEGVAEAAVVAMPDEIKGMVPDLYVSLKPGIDPSHELEKKLISTVADVLGKIARPAHVYIVPDMPKTRSGKIMRRVLASISNRRDIGDVSTLANPEIVEEIRQQVQG is encoded by the coding sequence ATGTCTAAGCAGGAACATGGGAGCAGCACCCACTACGCAGTACATTGGCAAGAAGAGCAATATTATTACCCCGGTCCGGAATTTATTGGTCAGGCCAACTGCACTGATCCAGAAATATATCAGCGCTTCAGTCTGGACAAGTTTCCTGAGTGTTACAAGGAATTTGCAGAGCTCTTGCACTGGGACCGGTACTGGCATACCACTCTGGATACCAGTGACGCTCCCTTCTGGAAATGGTTTGCAGGCGGCAGGCTCAATGCCTCGTATAATTGCGTGGACCGGCATCTGCAAAAGCACAAGAACAAGACAGCCATTCATTTTGTGCCCGAACTGGAAGACGAGCCCATAGAGCACATGACCTACCAGGAGCTCTATCGCCGGGTAAACGAAACCGCGGCGGTTCTTCAGGAGTTCTGCGGCTTGAAGGCCGGGGACAGGGTCACCCTGTACCTGCCCATGACTCCGGAACTGCCGGTTACCATGCTGGCCTGCGCGCGCCTGGGGATCATCCACTGCCAGGTCTTTGCCGGATTCAGCGGAAAGGCCTGCGGAGACAGGATGTGGGATTCCGAAAGCGACATTCTGATCACCATGGACGCCTACTATAGAGGCGGCAGGCTCCTGAATCACAAGGCCAATGCAGATCAAGCGGTACAGGCAGCCGAAAGCGCCGGCCAGAAAGTAAGCAGGGTGCTTGTCTGGCGCCGCTTTCCTGGCAGATATTCATCAGCTGAACCCATGGTGGAAAACAGGGATTATTTTCTGGACGAGCTCGTCAAGCAGAACAAAAACGCTACCATCCAACCAGTATCCATGCCTGCAGAAGACATTCTGTTTCTCATGTATACCAGCGGATCCACGGGCAGGCCCAAGGGCTGCCAGCACAGCATCGGGGGGTATCTGTCCTATGTAACCTGGATGTCCAAGTACGTGCAGGATATCCATCCCGAGGATGTTTACTGGTGCATGGCTGATATCGGCTGGATTACCGGCCATTCTTTCATTGTTTATGGGCCGTTGTCCCTGGGAGCGAGCACGGTCATCTACGAAGGAGTTCCCACCTATCCGGATGCCGGCCGTTGCTGGAGGATCGCACAGGAACTGGACGTGAATATTTTCCATACTTCTCCAACTGCTGTCAGGGCCCTGCGCAAGGTGGGCGGAGACGAGCCGGCCAGGTACAATTATCATTTCAAGCACATGACCTCAGTGGGTGAACCCATTGAGCCGGATGTCTGGCGCTGGTACTATGAAGTGGTGGGCAAGGGCAGGGCAGTCATTGTGGACACCTGGTGGCAGACCGAGACCGGAGGTTTTCTCTGCAGCACCATGCCGGCAATAGATCCCATGAAGCCGGGCAGCGCAGGTCCGGGGCTGCCGGGGATTCATCCTGTGGTTTATGACGACGAGGGCAACGAACTAAAGCCTGGAGAGGGCAAGGCGGGCAATCTGTGTATCCGCAACCCCTGGCCTGGAGCCTTCCAGAGCATCTGGAAAGACAGGGAGCGCTATATCAAGAGTTATTACGGCAAATACAACAGGGACCCCCAGAGCAAGGACTGGAGGGACTGGCCATACATGGCCGGGGATGCGGCAGTGCTGGAATCCGACGGTTATGTCCGCATTCTGGGCAGGATAGACGATGTTATCAATGTTTCCGGGCACAGACTGGGGACCAAGGAAATCGAGTCCGCGGCCCTGTCTGCCGAGGGTGTGGCAGAGGCGGCTGTTGTGGCCATGCCTGATGAAATCAAGGGCATGGTGCCGGATCTGTATGTTTCCCTGAAACCGGGAATTGATCCCAGCCATGAGCTGGAGAAAAAGCTCATATCCACTGTGGCCGATGTGCTGGGCAAAATAGCCAGGCCTGCACATGTATATATAGTCCCGGACATGCCCAAGACCCGCTCCGGCAAAATAATGCGCAGGGTTCTGGCCTCCATCTCCAATCGCCGGGATATCGGGGATGTAAGTACTCTGGCCAACCCGGAAATAGTCGAGGAGATCCGGCAGCAGGTCCAGGGCTGA